One window from the genome of Paramisgurnus dabryanus chromosome 22, PD_genome_1.1, whole genome shotgun sequence encodes:
- the LOC135777752 gene encoding ferritin, lower subunit, translating into MSLVRQNLHQHNEANINKLINLKLSASYAYLSLGMYFDRDDVALPNFSKFFLERSEKEREQAEHLLQYQNRRGGRILLHNIAKPTRDDWRGGMDAITFSLDYQKSLNRSLLEIHQTAAENSDPHLCDFLESHFLTDSHETIKIMGDHAGSLSRLVSSDPHGKMGDYLFDRHTL; encoded by the exons ATGTCTCTTGTCAGGCAGAATCTTCACCAGCATAATGAAGCAAACAtcaacaaactaataaatttaAAACTATCTGCCTCTTACGCTTATCTGTCTCTG ggTATGTATTTTGACAGGGATGATGTGGCTCTACCCAATTTCTCCAAGTTTTTCCTGGAGCGCTCCGAGAAGGAGAGGGAGCAGGCTGAGCACCTGCTGCAGTACCAAAACAGACGAGGAGGACGAATCCTTCTTCACAACATCGCG AAACCCACTCGTGATGACTGGAGAGGAGGTATGGATGCCATCACTTTTTCTCTAGACTATCAGAAATCTCTCAACAGATCCTTACTGGAGATTCATCAAACAGCTGCTGAAAACTCTGATCCTCAT CTATGTGACTTTCTAGAGAGCCACTTTTTGACAGACAGCCATGAAACCATTAAGATAATGGGTGACCATGCAGGCAGTCTGAGTCGTCTTGTCTCCTCTGATCCACATGGCAAGATGGGAGACTATCTGTTTGATAGGCACACGCTGTGA